In Massilia sp. METH4, the genomic window GGCGAGGCGCGGCCATTCACGGCGGCCGAGGATATCGACTATCTGCTCGAATCGATCGGCGACGCCTCGATCGTGCTGCTCGGCGAGGCCACCCACGGCACGCGCGAGTTCTACCGCCTGCGCGCGGAAATCAGCAAGCGCCTGATCGTGGAGAAGGGCTTCGACGCCATCGCCGTCGAGGCGGACTGGCCCGATGCGCTGCGGGTGTCCCGCTACGTGCAGCACGGCGGCGACGACATGACGGCCGAGGGCGCGCTGTCCGGCTACAAGCGTTTCCCACAGTGGATGTGGCGCAACCATGAAATCGTCGACCTGGTGAACTGGCTGCGCGAGCACAACGCGCACGTGGCGAGCAATGCGCGGCGGGTGGGCTTCTACGGGGTCGACCTGTACAGCCTGCAGCAATCGATGCACGCGGTGATCGCCTACCTTGACCAGGAAGACCCGGAAGCGGCGGAGCGGGCGCGCCAGCGCTATGGCTGCATCGACCACATGGCCGAGGACCCGCAGCGCTACGGCTACGCCACGTCGTTCGGCATGAAGCCGCACTGCGAACAGGAAGTGGTGCGGCAATTGATGGAACTGACGCGCCAGGCAAACCTGTACGTCCAGCAGCTGGGCGGCCAGGTGCCCGACGAACTGTTCTACGCACAGCAGAACGCGCGCGTGGCGCGCAACGCGGAAACCTACTACCGCTCGATGTTCCAGAGCCGCGACGAATCGTGGAACGTGCGCGACTCGCACATGGCGGAAACGCTGGAAGCGCTGCGCGAGCACATCAGCCAGCGCACGGGGCGCCCCGGCAAGATCGTCGTGTGGGCGCACAATTCGCACCTGGGCGACGCGCGCTACACGGAGATGGGCGAGCACGGCCAGTTGAACCTGGGCCAGCTGGTGCGGGAACGCTACCGGCCGGAGGACATCTTCCTGCTGGGATTTACCACGCATACTGGCACGGTGACGGCGGCCACGGAATGGGATGGTCCGGCGGAGCTCAAGCCCGTGGTGCCGTCGCGCCCGGACAGCGTGGAACGCCTGATGCATGAGACGTCGGTCGCCACCGGCATGGACCAGTTCCTGCTGCCGCTGCGCGGCCGCGACAGCATGCTCGCGCGGCTGCCGTCACGCTACCTGGAACGCGCCATCGGCGTGATCTACCGGCCGGAGTCGGAGCGCTACAGCCATTATTTTTACGCGGACGCCGCGAAGCAGTTCGATGCGCTGGTTCACGTGGACCGGAGCACGGCGCTACCGCCGCTGGAACGGTCGGCGCTGTGGAAGCAGGACGAGGTACCGGAGACGTACCCGAGCGGGTTGTAACCCATGAAATAGTTGCCCGAAAAATGGGGTCTGTCCCCATTTTTGAAGCAACATCGGTGCGCGGAGGTTTGCGGCCGCGCTGGACCTGAATTTTAGCGGGAGGAGCCGGCTCCGGCCGCCGGTCTTCTTCTGCCGCAGTCGTGTCAGCCGGCGTAGTACGCAAGCGCCGTCGCCAGCGCGAGATGGACGCCGGTGCCGATCCAGAACTTTACCTGGAACGATGTCTTGCTCGACTTATGCCGCAGGAGGCGTTGGCCCAGCAGTCCACCCGGCCAGCCGCCCACCAGCCCCAGCAGCAGCAGCGTACGCTCGGGCGTGCGCCGCCGCCCCAGCCGCGCGGCGCGCTTGTCGATGGCGTACAGGATGAAGCAGGCCAGGCTGGTACACGCGTACCAGCCGGCCACAACCAGCGAGGCGACGAGGCTCAGAAGTAGTTCAGGCCCAGCGCGGCCTTCACTTCGTCGGCCGTCCGCGCCGCCACTTCGCGGGCGCGCGCGGTGCCTTCCTTCAGCAACTGCATCACGTAGCCCTTGTCCTTCGCGTATTCTTCCCGGCGTGCGCGGATCGGGCCCAGCAACTCCTGCAGCACGGCTTCCAGGCGCTTCTTGACGATGCTGTCGCCCAGGCCGCCGCGCACATAATGCGCCTTCATTTCTTCGAGGGCCGCCTTGTCCGGGTCGAAGGCGTCCAGGTAGATGAAGGCCACATTACCTTCCAGGTGGCCCGGGTCCTGCACGCGCAGGTGCAGCGGGTCCGTATAGACCTTCTTCACGGCGGCCGTGATCTCGTCGGCCGAGGCGCCCAGGTTGATGGTATTGCCCAGCGACTTGCTCATCTTGGCCTTGCCGTCGATGCCCGGCAGGCGGCCGATTTCCGGCACCAGGGCCTTGCACTCGACGAGGATGTCGCGATTCGCGATCCGGTTGAAACGGCGCACGATCTCGTTGGTCTGCTCGATCATCGGGATCTGGTCTTCGCCGACCGGCACGATGGTGGCCTTGAACGCCGAGATATCGGCCGCCTGCGAAGCAGGGTAGGTGAGGAAGCCGGCCGGAATGTCGCGCTCGAAGCCGCGCATCACGATTTCCGCTTTCACCGTGGGATTGCGCTCCAGCCGCGCCACGGTGACCATGTTCAGGTAGTAGAACGTGAGCTCGGCCAGTTCCGGGATCTGCGACTGGATCAGGATGGTGGACTTGGCCGGGTCGATGCCCACGGCCAGGTAATCCAGCGCCACTTCGACCACGTTGCGGCGCACCTTGTCGATGTCGTCCATATTGTCCGTCAGCGCCTGCGAGTCGGCCAGCATGATGAACTGCTTGTATTCGTGCTGGTAGGAGACGCGGTTGCGCAGGCTGCCCACGTAGTGGCCCAGGTGCAGCGGGCCGGTCGGGCGGTCGCCGGTGAGGATCACGGCAGGCGTGGCAGCGGGAGAGGCGGCAGGGGTGTTTTCAGGCTGGCTCATAGGCTTCTTTCGGGTTGGCCCCCGCCCCGATGCGCCATGCGAAACGCCACCTTGGCAGAGGCGGCGTCATTGAAATCACATCACTTCAAACGGGGGCCGCACGACGTGGAGCGGCGCCACCAGGGACCGTGACAAGCGCGGACAAAGGGATGCGATAGGGGAAAAATCATCCCGCGATGGTCGCAGGTTCATGCCGAGCTGTCAAGGCAGCCAGGGACCGGCGCCCCATCCATGTGCGCGTGGCGATGGCCCGCCTTGCGCGCACGCGGCGCGACGTTCGGCTGGCTATCCTCTCGGGAACTGCTACCTTGTAGGAGAAAATCGGACGGCATGTCCGACTCTGCCGGGCGGCGCTCGGCGTCATGGCAAGACTCTCACCACGGCATCGTTGATGTTGGCCGAGCCGGCTTGGCGCAAACCTGATTGAAGGAGGCAGCGATGGAAACGCAGCAGAAGACGAGTTTGCACGGGAAGTCGCGGGTCGCATTGCTCTGCATGGGAATCGGCGCCATGGCGCTGGCGCCCGGTGTTCCGGCGCTTGCGGCGCCGTCCGTTCCCGTTGCTTGCAACGATGCGCGCGCGGAGGCGCGCCTGCGGGAACGCGAGACGGCGGTGCTGGGCGCAAGGCATGCGGCGGAGCATGCGGACGCTCGCCGAAGACAATGCCGGGCCGCGAAAGGACTGGAAGCCGCCCGTACCGTGGATCCGGCGGCCCTTTCCGCCGCCGCGGTAAGACCCGCCAATGTGATGGGCCGCTGGGGTTCACCGATCCGTATCCCCGTGGCGGGTGTCACCGCCGTCCTGCTGCACAACGGCAAGGTCCTGTTCTGGTCCTATGAGCCGGGCAGCTGGGGTAATCCGAACGGGTCCAATACCGGCGTGGCCTACCTGTGGGACCCAGCCACGAGGAGCGGCCGCTCCATCACGCCGCCGGAAAACATCTGGTGCGCCGGACAGACGATCCTGGGCGATGGGCGGGTGTATATCGCGGGCGGCAACCTGCGCTATCCCGATCCCTCCGCCGAGCCGGGGCAGGGCGGATGGCAAGGCACCTTGACGCACTACACGTTCAATCCCAACAACGCTTCGTTCACCAGGCAGTATCCGGACATGATCACCGGCCGCTGGTATCCGACCGTCACCCAGCTCGGCGACGACCGGGTGGTGATCACGAGCGGCTATGACGAGAACGGGGGCAACGACGTTACCCAACAGGTGGAGATATTCACGCCGTCGCCGGATATGGACGGGAATGGCAGCATCACCGAAATTTCACCGCACAACCCGAGCGGTCTCTATCCTTTCCAGTACGTGCTGGCGTCGGGCGACATGCTGCAGGCGGGCCCCGGCCGGTACAACAGCTCCTTGCTGGACGTCGATCTGTTGAGCTGGAGTGCGCTTCCGCCGATGCAGGCGTGGCATTACGATTATGGGAACGGACTCGTCTACGCGGATGCCTCGGTAACGCCGGTCCGTCAGGTCGTGCTGGTCGCCGGCGGCGTGACCGCGGGCCCCGCGGTAACGGGCGATATCGAGATGCTGGACGGTACCAACCCCGCAGCGGGATGGAAGGCGTTTCCGCGCTGGGCGCAGCGGCGCCATAATTCGAATACGGTCATCTTGGCGGACGGAACATTGCTCACCGTCGGCGGCAACAGCGCGACCTCGTCCTATGGCGATCCGGTGTTCGACACGGAGCTGTATACCAGGCCGCCCACCGACGCCACCGGAAGCTGGGTAAAGGTGATGCCACACACCGTCCAAGCCGCCTATCACTCCACGGCCATCCTCCTGCCCGACGCCACGGTATTGCTCGCGCAGGACGACCAGGACAAGTCACCGACCGCGGCGCAGCACGTCCAGGTCTACTCTCCGCCTTACCTGTTCAAGGGCAGCCGTCCCCGTATCACTTTCGCTCCCCCGGCGGTCACCTGGGGGCAGGCGGTTGCCATTCTGACCGATACCCCCAGGATTTCGGGCGCCATGCTGATCGCACCAGGCGCAACCACGCATGGCAACGACATGCACCAGCGTGCGATCAAGCTGCCATCGCGAACGCTCGGCCGCACGGTGCAGGTGACGATCCCGTCATCCTCATCGCTGGTGCCGCCCGGGTACTACATGCTGTTCGTCCTGAACGCGACCGGGGTTCCGTCAGTGGCCAAATTCATCCGCGTCATGTGAACCGGCCCGCCGGGCGTTGCTCGGCGCGGGCCCGTCGAGACAGGCCCGCCACCGCCATCAGTAACGGCGCGGGTTGTCCGGCCGGGCATCGAGGCGGTTCGGCACGCCGTCGCGATCGCTATCGATCCTGCGGTCGTGGCGGCTGGCGATGCCGCCACGATCGCTGCCCACCCCATGGTGACGGTCGTAGCGGTTCGGTATGCCATCGTGGTCGCGATCGCCGCGCTGCCAGGCGCCGCGCGTCAATTGCCAGCGGCCGTCGCGCTCGCGCCAGCTCGGTGCGGCCCAGTGGTAGCCCGCGCGCGCCTTCACGTACTTGCCTCTTACCCATGCATAGCGGTGACCGTTCCAGTTCCAGTAGCCGGGCGTCCACACATAACCGTGGCGGGCCTGCGGCACCACTTCGTGACGTGGTGGCGGCGGCGCCTTGCGCACGACGACGATTTCCGTGGCGGCCAGCGCGGGCGCGCCGACGGCACCCAGCGAAGCGGCGAACATCGCGGCGATCAGCAGTTTTTTCATTTGGTACTCCTTGTGGTGAACGGTAGGCTCCATTATTGGCGGAACTTGTTACTGCATTATTCCCACAGCCAACTTCTCTGTAAGCAATTGTTTCGTTGCTTAAAAGGAAATAGCGGGGTACCATCGGCCATCTTTGTCCCTGGAGGAACCGATGCCGCTGCGCCTTGCACTTGCCCTGTCCCTGATCGCGCCGAACGCCGTGGCGCAGACGCCGCCGATGGCGCCCGATATCGGCACCAGGTTCGCCGTGCCCGCGGACGCGGCCGACCATGTCAGGCGCGAAGTCGTGATCCCCATGCGCGACGGCGTGAAGCTGTACACGGTGATCGTGGTGCCGAAGGGAGCGAAGAATGCGCCGATCATCCTGACCCGCACGCCATACAACGCGGCCGGCCGCACCCAGCGCAACAAGAGCCCCAGCATGCTTGCCACGCTGCCGCAGGGCGACGAGACGTTCGTGCGGGAAGGCTACATCCGCGTGTTCCAGGACGTGCGCGGCAAGTACGGTTCCGACGGCGACTACGTGATGACACGCCCGCTGCGCGGCCCCCTGAACGGTACGAAGACGGACCATGCCACCGACGCCTGGGACACCATCGAATGGCTGGTGAAGAACGTGCCCGAATCGAATGGCAAGGTAGGCATGCTGGGTTCCTCGTACGAAGGATTCACCGTGCTGATGGCGCTGGCCGACCCGCACCCGGCGCTGAAAGTGGCGGTGCCGATGAGCCCCATGGTCGACGGCTGGCGCGGCGACGACTGGTTCCACAACGGCGCCTTCCGCATGCCCACGCTGGCCTATATCGCCAGCCAGACCACTGTGCGCGGCCGCGGCGAAGCGCTGCCCACCGGCGTCTACGACGACTACGAGGGCGTGCTGCGCGGCGGGTCGGCCGCCGGCTATGCGCGCCAGTTCGGGCTCGACAAGCTCAATTACACGAAGAAGCTGTTCGAACACCCCGCCTACGACAGCTACTGGCAGCACCAGGCGCTGGACCGGCTGCTGGGCGCGCGCAAGCTGAAGGTGCCGACGATGACGGTGGTCGGCCAGTGGGACCAGGAAGACATCTATGGCGCCTACGCCGTGTACGAGGCGCTCGAACCGCAGGACCGGAACAACGACCTCAATTACCTGGTGGTCGGACCGTGGCGCCACAGCGGCGTCAACTACGACGGCTCCTCGCTGGGTGCACTGAAGTTCACCGGCGACACGGCGCTCGAATTCCGCCGCGACGTGATGCAGCCGTTCCTGGACCAGTACCTGAAGGATGGCGCGCCGAAGGCGGAGACGCCGCCGGTGCTGTCCTACCAGAGCGGCAGCAACCGCTGGCAGCGGCTGCAACGCTGGCCGCTGGCCTGCGCCAGCGGCTGCCCGGCGCCCGCGCAGACCGTCTACCTGCACGACGGCTTCAAGCTCTCGTTCACGGCGCCCGCCGCGTCCGCCGATGGCTTCGACGAATACGTGTCCGACCCGGCGAAGCCGGTACCGTTCGTGCCGCGCCCGGTGCGGATGGGCGACCCGGAAGTGTGGCGCCCGTGGCTGGTCAGCGACCAGCGCTTCGTCGCGGACCGGCCGGACGTGCTGACCTACGTATCAGAGCCGCTGAAGGCGCCCATGCAACTGGCCGGCGCGCCCGTGGTGAACCTGTTCGCCTCGACGTCCGGCACGGATGCCGACTGGGTCGTGAAGGTGATCGACGTCTACCCGGACGAAGTGCCGTCGCAGCCAGAACTGGGCGGCTACCAGTTGCCGCTGGCGATGGATATCTTCCGCGGCCGCTACCGCAACAGCCTGGAGCATCCCGAGCCCGTCGCCGCCGGCAAGCCGGAACGCTACCGCTTCGCGCTGCCGAACGTGAACCACGTGATCCTGCCGGGCCACCGGCTGATGGTGCAGATCCAGTCGAGCTGGTTCCCGCTGTACGACCGCAATCCGCAGCGCTATGTGGCCAATATTTTTCACGCACAGCCGAGGGATTATGTGAAGGCGACGCAGCGAATCTATCGCACCGGCGAGTTGCGCAGTGCGATCGAGTTGCCGGTGGTGCCGGCCGGCCAGCGGTAGCCTCACGGGAAAACCGGTGTCGGACACCATTTCCCTGCGGGAAATGGTGTCCGACACCGAGGCTTGCTGCTGGCGGCGATGATCATTTGTGTCTGACACCATTTTTCGCAGAAAAATGGTGTCAGACACAGGTTTTCTCTACCGCCAGCTACGGCGCGCTGACGTATGGCGACCCGCGTCCCCCGGGCGCCTGCGCCAGCAGGCTGCGCATCTCGCGCGCTTCCTCGACCGGCGTGCGCCCGAAGAAGCGCTTGAACTCGCGCGAGAACTGCGACGTGCTCTCGTAGCCCACGCGCCCGCACGCGGTGGCGGCCGTCACGCCATCCTGCACCATCAACAAGCGCGCTTTGTGCAGCCGCGTCGACTTCAGGTACTGGATCGGCGACGTCGTCGTCACCGCCTTGAAGCCGGCGTGGAAGGCGGCCTGGCTCATGCCCGCTTCGCGGGCGAGGGTGGCCACGTCGATGGGCCGGTGGTAGTCGCTGTGGATGCGCCGCAGTGCCTTGCCGATCTTGGCGAACTGCGTCTGGTGGGCGAGGCCGGCGCGCAGCGCGCCACCCTGTTCGCCGGTGAGCACGCGGAACAGGATCTCGCGCAGGATGCCCTGGCCCAGCAGCCGCGTCTCGACCGGGGACGTGAGGGCCTGCAGCAGGCGCAGCACGGCGTCACCCAGCGCATCGTCCAGGTGCGAGGCCATGATGCCGCGCGGCGCCGGCGGCGGCGGCGTATTGCCGGGCTGCGCCTCGTCGACGGCAAGGGCGATCTCGGCGGCCAGTTGCAGGTCGATGGGGATCGAGATCGCCAGCATCGGTTCGGCCGCGCTGGCGCGCACGGTCTCGCCTTCGAACGGCAGCGGCACGGACAGCACGAGGAATTGCTGCGCGTGGTAGTCGAACGCCTCGCCGCCCAGGTAGCCCCGCTTGTGCCCCTGGCAGACGACGACGATGCACGGCTCCACCAGCGCCGGGCTGCGCGGGCGTACCGAGTGCGCTCGCATGAACTTCACGCCGGGCAGTGCGCACAGCGTATAGCCTTCGTCCGGCGCCAGCACGCCCATCAGCTCCACCATCCGCGCCTGCCGCTCAGTGGTCGCCATTGCCATCATGTGTCCTCCATCGTTTTCGGCACCGATTATGCCGCGATCGGCGGCGAAATTGGCATCGCGTGGAGGATCAGGCAATGATTCGAAACCTTCCCGCAATCCGCCGCGCGGCGCCCGGCCTACACTGTCGATCTCGCAACCGATCAGCCAGGAGAATCAGATGGTGGAACAGAAAATCGTCCTGATCACCGGCGCCACGGGACGCATCGGCGCGGCGGCGGCGCGCCGGCTGGCCGAGGAGGGCCATCACGTGGTACTGGGCGCGCGCCGCATCGAGCGGCTGGTGATGCTGGCCGCTGAAATCCGCGCCGCCGGCGGCAGCGCCGACTGCCACGTGGTGGACGTGACCGACGCGGACGACGCGCAGACCTTCGTGCTGGCCGCCTTCGCGAAGTTCGGCCGGGTGGACGTGCTGGTCAACGCGGCCGGCGTCGCGGCACCGTCCCGCCTCGATACCCTGAAGCTGCTGGAATGGGACCGCATGCTGGATGTGAACGTGCGCGGCGCCCTGTACGCGATCGCGGCCGTGCTGCCGCTCATGCAGCGGGCCGGTGGAGGCCACGTCGTCAACCTGGCTTCGGCTGCCGCGCCCGGTGCCGGCGCGGCAGTGCAGGGCGCCACGGCCCACGCAGTGCAGGCGATTTCCGCGGCGCTGCGGCAAGAGGAGCCGTCGATCGAGGTCACCGTCGTCGCGCCGGACGTGCCGGGCGGCGCGGCGGCGGTGGCGGCGGCGATCGAGGCGGGGGTATCGAGGCCCAGGTCGCGGCCGGTGCTGCTGGCCGAGGCCTGCGCCGCCTGAAGGGTCACAGCGTGCGATGGTGGTCGCGGAACCAGCGGCGCGCGAACAGGATGGCGACGGCCTGCATGCCCGCGCTGACGAAGAAGGTGACGCCGATGCGCCAGTCCGATGGCGGCAGGTGGCTCACCTTCGCCAGCAGGAAGCCGCCGGCGAGCGGCATCACGACCACGCCCACGCTGTTGATCGCGTGCAGGGACCCCATCAACTCGCCCTGCTCGGTGGGCGGCGTGGCCTTCGAGATGATGCCCTGCAGCGCCGGCCCCGCCGCGAAGGCCAGCAGGTTGCACAGGATGAGCACATACATCATCCAGCCCTCGGTGGCCAGGCCATACAGCAGGTAGGTGATGGCGCCGGAACCGAG contains:
- a CDS encoding SDR family NAD(P)-dependent oxidoreductase, which gives rise to MVEQKIVLITGATGRIGAAAARRLAEEGHHVVLGARRIERLVMLAAEIRAAGGSADCHVVDVTDADDAQTFVLAAFAKFGRVDVLVNAAGVAAPSRLDTLKLLEWDRMLDVNVRGALYAIAAVLPLMQRAGGGHVVNLASAAAPGAGAAVQGATAHAVQAISAALRQEEPSIEVTVVAPDVPGGAAAVAAAIEAGVSRPRSRPVLLAEACAA
- a CDS encoding YXWGXW repeat-containing protein is translated as MKKLLIAAMFAASLGAVGAPALAATEIVVVRKAPPPPRHEVVPQARHGYVWTPGYWNWNGHRYAWVRGKYVKARAGYHWAAPSWRERDGRWQLTRGAWQRGDRDHDGIPNRYDRHHGVGSDRGGIASRHDRRIDSDRDGVPNRLDARPDNPRRY
- the trpS gene encoding tryptophan--tRNA ligase, which gives rise to MSQPENTPAASPAATPAVILTGDRPTGPLHLGHYVGSLRNRVSYQHEYKQFIMLADSQALTDNMDDIDKVRRNVVEVALDYLAVGIDPAKSTILIQSQIPELAELTFYYLNMVTVARLERNPTVKAEIVMRGFERDIPAGFLTYPASQAADISAFKATIVPVGEDQIPMIEQTNEIVRRFNRIANRDILVECKALVPEIGRLPGIDGKAKMSKSLGNTINLGASADEITAAVKKVYTDPLHLRVQDPGHLEGNVAFIYLDAFDPDKAALEEMKAHYVRGGLGDSIVKKRLEAVLQELLGPIRARREEYAKDKGYVMQLLKEGTARAREVAARTADEVKAALGLNYF
- a CDS encoding DUF1294 domain-containing protein; its protein translation is MAGWYACTSLACFILYAIDKRAARLGRRRTPERTLLLLGLVGGWPGGLLGQRLLRHKSSKTSFQVKFWIGTGVHLALATALAYYAG
- a CDS encoding galactose oxidase early set domain-containing protein yields the protein METQQKTSLHGKSRVALLCMGIGAMALAPGVPALAAPSVPVACNDARAEARLRERETAVLGARHAAEHADARRRQCRAAKGLEAARTVDPAALSAAAVRPANVMGRWGSPIRIPVAGVTAVLLHNGKVLFWSYEPGSWGNPNGSNTGVAYLWDPATRSGRSITPPENIWCAGQTILGDGRVYIAGGNLRYPDPSAEPGQGGWQGTLTHYTFNPNNASFTRQYPDMITGRWYPTVTQLGDDRVVITSGYDENGGNDVTQQVEIFTPSPDMDGNGSITEISPHNPSGLYPFQYVLASGDMLQAGPGRYNSSLLDVDLLSWSALPPMQAWHYDYGNGLVYADASVTPVRQVVLVAGGVTAGPAVTGDIEMLDGTNPAAGWKAFPRWAQRRHNSNTVILADGTLLTVGGNSATSSYGDPVFDTELYTRPPTDATGSWVKVMPHTVQAAYHSTAILLPDATVLLAQDDQDKSPTAAQHVQVYSPPYLFKGSRPRITFAPPAVTWGQAVAILTDTPRISGAMLIAPGATTHGNDMHQRAIKLPSRTLGRTVQVTIPSSSSLVPPGYYMLFVLNATGVPSVAKFIRVM
- a CDS encoding erythromycin esterase family protein; this translates as MTDKKIIAALKGEARPFTAAEDIDYLLESIGDASIVLLGEATHGTREFYRLRAEISKRLIVEKGFDAIAVEADWPDALRVSRYVQHGGDDMTAEGALSGYKRFPQWMWRNHEIVDLVNWLREHNAHVASNARRVGFYGVDLYSLQQSMHAVIAYLDQEDPEAAERARQRYGCIDHMAEDPQRYGYATSFGMKPHCEQEVVRQLMELTRQANLYVQQLGGQVPDELFYAQQNARVARNAETYYRSMFQSRDESWNVRDSHMAETLEALREHISQRTGRPGKIVVWAHNSHLGDARYTEMGEHGQLNLGQLVRERYRPEDIFLLGFTTHTGTVTAATEWDGPAELKPVVPSRPDSVERLMHETSVATGMDQFLLPLRGRDSMLARLPSRYLERAIGVIYRPESERYSHYFYADAAKQFDALVHVDRSTALPPLERSALWKQDEVPETYPSGL
- a CDS encoding CocE/NonD family hydrolase codes for the protein MPLRLALALSLIAPNAVAQTPPMAPDIGTRFAVPADAADHVRREVVIPMRDGVKLYTVIVVPKGAKNAPIILTRTPYNAAGRTQRNKSPSMLATLPQGDETFVREGYIRVFQDVRGKYGSDGDYVMTRPLRGPLNGTKTDHATDAWDTIEWLVKNVPESNGKVGMLGSSYEGFTVLMALADPHPALKVAVPMSPMVDGWRGDDWFHNGAFRMPTLAYIASQTTVRGRGEALPTGVYDDYEGVLRGGSAAGYARQFGLDKLNYTKKLFEHPAYDSYWQHQALDRLLGARKLKVPTMTVVGQWDQEDIYGAYAVYEALEPQDRNNDLNYLVVGPWRHSGVNYDGSSLGALKFTGDTALEFRRDVMQPFLDQYLKDGAPKAETPPVLSYQSGSNRWQRLQRWPLACASGCPAPAQTVYLHDGFKLSFTAPAASADGFDEYVSDPAKPVPFVPRPVRMGDPEVWRPWLVSDQRFVADRPDVLTYVSEPLKAPMQLAGAPVVNLFASTSGTDADWVVKVIDVYPDEVPSQPELGGYQLPLAMDIFRGRYRNSLEHPEPVAAGKPERYRFALPNVNHVILPGHRLMVQIQSSWFPLYDRNPQRYVANIFHAQPRDYVKATQRIYRTGELRSAIELPVVPAGQR
- a CDS encoding AraC family transcriptional regulator encodes the protein MMAMATTERQARMVELMGVLAPDEGYTLCALPGVKFMRAHSVRPRSPALVEPCIVVVCQGHKRGYLGGEAFDYHAQQFLVLSVPLPFEGETVRASAAEPMLAISIPIDLQLAAEIALAVDEAQPGNTPPPPAPRGIMASHLDDALGDAVLRLLQALTSPVETRLLGQGILREILFRVLTGEQGGALRAGLAHQTQFAKIGKALRRIHSDYHRPIDVATLAREAGMSQAAFHAGFKAVTTTSPIQYLKSTRLHKARLLMVQDGVTAATACGRVGYESTSQFSREFKRFFGRTPVEEAREMRSLLAQAPGGRGSPYVSAP